One region of Eupeodes corollae chromosome 1, idEupCoro1.1, whole genome shotgun sequence genomic DNA includes:
- the LOC129942089 gene encoding solute carrier family 25 member 35-like has product MDYLLGGTAAMCAGLFSNPLDVIKTRQQLQGELQTTKETKQPYRGVYQSIRSIIKAEGVWGLQKGLGAALTFQFVLNSSRLGFYQTVEDWNWTKLDKDKSHHSPPLCVFWGGVSGILGSALGCPFYMIKTQLQAQSVGKYAVGYQHHHKNTIFALVNIVKEQGYFGLWRGFSGIVPRTAVASSAQLGTFSSCKDILVQYEVFQNSFLLTAMGASMVSGFFAVVCMTPFDVVATRMFNQGVDKNGKGLMYKNIFDCFEKTFRYEGLKGLYKGFVPNYWRMAPHTILNLTFWEQFKRWKNIYLAEEGAVYFE; this is encoded by the exons gtgATAAAAACCCGCCAACAATTACAAGGTGAACTCCAAACTACCAAAGAAACTAAACAACCCTATAGAGGAGTCTATCAATCTATTCGTTCCATTATCAAAGCCGAAGGAGTATGGGGCCTACAAAAAGGTCTCGGAGCTGCTCTTACATTTCAATTTGTCCTCAACAGTTCCCGATTGGGATTTTATCAAACCGTTGAAGACTGGAATTGGACAAAATTAGATAAAGACAAATCACATCATTCACCGCCTCTTTGCGTGTTTTGGGGTGGAGTATCTGGTATTCTAGGATCAGCGCTGGGCTGTCCGTTTTATATGATAAAAACTCAGTTGCAAGCACAATCTGTCGGGAAATATGCTGTAGGCTATCAGCATCATCATAAGAACACAATCTTTGCTCTGGTCAATATTGTCAAAGAACAAGGCTATTTTGGATTGTGGCGTGGTTTCTCGGGAATCGTACCACGAACTGCTGTCGCATCTTCTGCACAACTTGGAACTTTTTCATCGTGCAAAGATATTCTTGTGCAGTATGAA gtttttcaaaattcctttCTTTTGACGGCAATGGGGGCGAGTATGGTGAGTGGTTTCTTTGCTGTTGTTTGTATGACACCTTTTGATGTTGTTGCAACAAGAATGTTTAATCAAg GAGttgataaaaatggaaaaggacttatgtataaaaatattttcgattGTTTCGAAAAAACTTTCCGTTATGAAGGCCTAAAAGGTCTGTATAAAGGTTTTGTACCTAATTATTGGCGGATGGCTCCACACACGAtacttaatttaacattttgggaacaatttaaaagatggaaaaatatttacctaGCCGAAGAAGGAGCTGTTTActttgaataa